One part of the Amphiura filiformis chromosome 5, Afil_fr2py, whole genome shotgun sequence genome encodes these proteins:
- the LOC140151704 gene encoding uncharacterized protein: protein MDMAALFGKQSAIIYTIIILSLSLRLFFSNDSLRAPPVPPCKLSNYIKWTVSRDYTAGWSTPTQLHSNHNIQYPLNYALIRSGDVHVNPGPRMSNTTPADFSLFPKKGLNFLHVNTRSLIPKLSNLKVIAQQTNAAVIAITETMLDSSVTDNEIGIDNYNVLRCDRNRNGGGACLYIRSDLAFNLRNDLMSEGDNEVVWCDLLLPKSKPILLGVIYRSQIFTDVITRLDKIFNTLPLEQETYILGDFNICTLEESVHNSSTTRSYLNRLSGAGFENVIKEPTRVTETTESCIDHILCNNLDKVFQCGVMPTGFSDHFLVYCTRKSVRVPLNSQNIIRIRSMKQYSVESFRNMLSNCDWSTVLNCECVNTAWINFKIILTNVLDQIAPERDVRIKIRTEP, encoded by the coding sequence ATGGACATGGCCGCCCTCTTCGGGAAACAGTCAGCCATCATTTATACTATCATCATTTTATCATTGTCACTAAGACTTTTCTTCAGCAATGATTCTCTGAGAGCTCCGCCTGTTCCACCATGTAAGCTCTCCAATTACATAAAATGGACTGTCTCCAGAGACTACACTGCAGGTTGGTCAACACCAACCCAACTGCATTCAAATCATAACATTCAGTATCCTCTAAATTATGCCCTCATAAGATCCGGTGACGTTCATGTTAACCCCGGGCCACGCATGTCAAACACGACCCCAGCAGATTTCAGTCTATTCCCTAAGAAAGGTCTCAACTTTCTTCATGTCAACACCAGATCCCTAATACCCAAACTTTCAAACCTCAAAGTTATCGCCCAACAAACCAATGCAGCTGTCATCGCAATTACGGAAACTATGCTTGATTCATCGGTTACTGACAATGAGATTGGTATCGACAATTACAACGTCTTACGATGCGATAGGAACCGCAATGGTGGTGGCGCCTGCTTATATATAAGAAGCGACCTGGCTTTTAATCTTCGCAATGACCTTATGAGTGAAGGCGATAATGAAGTGGTTTGGTGTGATTTGTTGTTGCCCAAGTCCAAGCCCATCTTACTTGGTGTGATATACAGGTCACAGATATTTACTGATGTTATAACCAGATTAGATAAAATCTTTAATACTCTTCCACTTGAACAGGAAACCTACATACTTGGTGACTTTAATATTTGCACTTTAGAAGAGTCTGTGCATAATTCCAGCACAACTAGATCTTACCTTAACAGACTTTCTGGTGCAGGTTTTGAAAATGTCATCAAAGAGCCTACCCGTGTAACTGAAACAACCGAATCCTGTATCGATCACATTTTATGTAACAATCTTGACAAGGTTTTTCAGTGTGGTGTCATGCCTACGGGTTTTAGTGATCATTTTCTGGTGTACTGCACTAGAAAGTCTGTTAGGGTTCCAttgaattctcaaaatattattcGTATTAGATCAATGAAGCAATACTCTGTTGAATCTTTTAGAAATATGCTATCAAACTGTGACTGGTCAACTGTTCTAAACTGTGAGTGTGTCAATACTGCCTGGATCAATTTTAAAATCATATTGACTAATGTTCTAGACCAAATTGCACCCGAAAGAGATGTGCGTATTAAAATACGCACAGAGCCCTGA